A region of Necator americanus strain Aroian chromosome I, whole genome shotgun sequence DNA encodes the following proteins:
- a CDS encoding hypothetical protein (NECATOR_CHRI.G2597.T1), whose product MHRSSAESTKDDVYAERMGLGCPIHAQRNEHIRMHQLRLSGSGIEFDERPAPELGRKRRAAWGAYKSIEDVVKKTRNTRLRAHLFNTTVLPALTYASEICALRKQEDIAVSVIKRSIERVMLGVSHFTQVRDGIRSSVLRQRLRIREAAAFAKCCKIRWVGHVMRFNDNRWTWVPQDIKRTTGRPPTRWSDFFTKSLKEKYDALRVLRERRNHWATLARDRDKWKDYWRPLDQFEERR is encoded by the coding sequence atgcatcggtcttcagctgaatctacaaaagacgatgtttatgcggaacggatgggtctcggatgccccattcacgctcaacggaacgaacatatccgaatgcaccagctacgtttatctgggtccggaattgaatttgatgaacgacctgcccccgagctgggcaggaagagaagagcggcttggggcgcgtacaagagcatcgaggatgtagtgaagaagaccaggaacacccggctccgtgctcacctcttcaacaccaccgtacttcctgctttgacctatgcttcagaaatctgtgcacttcgcaagcaggaagacattgcggtgagcgtcattaaacgctcaatcgaaagagtgatgttaggagtatcccacttcacgcaagtgagggacgggattcgaagttctgtcctacgtcagcgattgAGGATCAGAGAAGCTGCCGCATTTGCCAAGTGCTGCAAAATAAGATGggtcggacacgtgatgcgcttcaacgacaaccgttggacctgGGTTCCACaggatattaagcgcactacaggaagaccgccgacccgatggtcagacttcttcacaaagtctttgaaagaaaaatacgatgctcttcgtgtcttacgcgaaagaagaaaccattgggcgactctggcacgtgatcgggacaaatggaaggactactggcgcccgctcgaccagttcgaagaacgACGTTAG
- a CDS encoding hypothetical protein (NECATOR_CHRI.G2598.T3) translates to MLTLCLIFGLWHMGTQWTTTLLSFLQWDTVEVMTIVDLGYIQAFGSVCNAIGALAFGQMADSAGPKAMFMLSCLFTAIYYSGISIAKSWYGFFFLQILRFGYQLDGTTEMYLATVTTERERTGALMKLTFPQAMAMFFGPIIGSKIAAYTSLRISQFICGAALLATLMPVLIFFLPTTHSIPRLATARLRPQDYWPMITKNTALKEGLILRALIVSSYVCFEMISRNFLLRSYMKDTNDSAIVLLVMAVSLLGVQFVILPILQRRASPRTLLQVAMIGLILCYFAVSFTSTFEQLLVITAIQTGAYAVAYAESCTQITSAVEITDLGKATGLASTVQWISHFTEFHYLIPRKRDDVGQSVESLDLNITDHIFKKWEYDRLVEHLHDCTRKAQSSKTIKRRLSPETLELIRQRGAARAAGNQELMPELARLCREAIKEDLKERRAEVLAEAAEAGHSIRYARRDFASHKTRMTALRNPNGAAIASRRGMEKIIYEFYSDLFDRHVHLPPHHLREDGHVIPEVLPFEVRYAIMSNRPPVLINTLARLFTRYLSECKAPSSGRPARPCCCIRREIQMTSATIAQSAYCPSSTNSLQE, encoded by the exons ATGCTCACACTTTGCCTGATATTCGGGCTATGGCACATGGGCACACAGTGGACTACTACGTTACTATCGTTCCTACAATGGGATACTGTTGAAGTGATGACTATAGTGGATCTAGGATATATTCAAGCCTTTGGCAGTGTGTGCAATGCGATTGGAGCGCTCGCATTCGGTCAG ATGGCTGACTCTGCCGGACCAAAGGCAATGTTCATGTTGTCATGCCTTTTCACTGCTATTTATTATTCTGGCATTTCTATTGCTAAATCCTGGTACGGATTCTTCTTCCTTCAG ATTCTACGTTTTGGATATCAATTAGATGGTACCACTGAGATGTACTTGGCAACGGTCACTACTGAACGGGAGAGGACAGGAGCACTAATGAAGCTCACATTCCCTCAG GCGATGGCCATGTTCTTCGGCCCGATCAtcggctcgaaaatcgctgccTATACCTCGCTTCGGATTTCGCAGTTCATATGTGGTGCTGCGTTGTTGGCTACGTTAATGCCCGTACTTATATTCTTTCTCCCCACCACTCATTCTATTCCACGTCTGGCCACTGCTCGACTACGACCGCAAGACTACTGGCCGATGATCACTAAGAACACAGCACTGAAAGAAGGGCTTATTCTCCGAGCGCTGATAGTTTCATCATACGTTTGTTTCGAGATGATCTCACGAAACTTCCTTCTACGCTCCTACATGAAAGACACAAATGACTCTGCCATAGTTCTATTGGTAATGGCTGTTTCTTTGCTCGGTGTGCAGTTCGTCATATTGCCGATTTTACAAAGGAGGGCAAGTCCCCGGACCCTGCTTCAAGTCGCCATGATAGGCCTAATTCTCTGCTATTTCGCCGTTTCATTCACGTCCACATTTGAACAACTTCTCGTCATTACTGCTATACAGACGGGAGCATATGCTGTGGCGTATGCAGAATCCTGCACTCAGATCACCAG CGCTGTCGAAATCACCGATCTCGGCAAGGCGACGGGACTTGCCTCTACGGTCCAGTGGATCTCCCACTTC ACAGAATTCCATTACCTCATTCCGCGAAAACGTGATGATGTGGGCCAATCGGTTGAAAGCCTCGACCTCAATATCACTGATCACATCTTCAAGAAGTGG GAATACgatcggctcgttgaacatcttcatgactgcacgaggaaggctcagagttctaaaaccatcaagagacgcctgtctccaGAAACTCTAGAGttgatacgtcagcgtggagctgcacgagcaGCAGGCAACCAGGAACTCATgcccgagctcgcaaggctttgcagagaggcgataaaagaagacctcaaagagagaagagcagaagtgttggctgaagctgcagaggcagGACACAGCATTCGCTacgcccgtcgagacttcgccagtcacaagacgaggatgactgctctccggaacccaaatgGAGCAGCCatagcatcgagaaggggaatggagaaaatcatctacgaatTCTACtccgatctcttcgacagacatgtccacttgcctcctcaccatctaagggaagacggacatgtcattcctgAGGTTCTCCCGTTCGAAGTACgatatgctatcatgtcg AATCGTCCGCCAGTTCTTATCAACACTCTGGCGAGACTCTTCActcgttacctgtcggaatgcaaggccCCAagcagtggaagaccagcgagaccgtgttgctgtataagaagggagatccaAATGACATcagcaactatcgcccaatctgcctactgtccgtcatctacaaactctttacaagagtga
- a CDS encoding hypothetical protein (NECATOR_CHRI.G2598.T1), translated as MPELARLCREAIKEDLKERRAEVLAEAAEAGHSIRYARRDFASHKTRMTALRNPNGAAIASRRGMEKIIYEFYSDLFDRHVHLPPHHLREDGHVIPEVLPFEVRYAIMSVRNRTAPGPDRIKS; from the coding sequence ATgcccgagctcgcaaggctttgcagagaggcgataaaagaagacctcaaagagagaagagcagaagtgttggctgaagctgcagaggcagGACACAGCATTCGCTacgcccgtcgagacttcgccagtcacaagacgaggatgactgctctccggaacccaaatgGAGCAGCCatagcatcgagaaggggaatggagaaaatcatctacgaatTCTACtccgatctcttcgacagacatgtccacttgcctcctcaccatctaagggaagacggacatgtcattcctgAGGTTCTCCCGTTCGAAGTACgatatgctatcatgtcggtaagaaatcgtacggcacccggtcccgacaggaTAAAATCTTGA
- a CDS encoding hypothetical protein (NECATOR_CHRI.G2598.T2), whose protein sequence is MLTLCLIFGLWHMGTQWTTTLLSFLQWDTVEVMTIVDLGYIQAFGSVCNAIGALAFGQMADSAGPKAMFMLSCLFTAIYYSGISIAKSWYGFFFLQILRFGYQLDGTTEMYLATVTTERERTGALMKLTFPQAMAMFFGPIIGSKIAAYTSLRISQFICGAALLATLMPVLIFFLPTTHSIPRLATARLRPQDYWPMITKNTALKEGLILRALIVSSYVCFEMISRNFLLRSYMKDTNDSAIVLLVMAVSLLGVQFVILPILQRRASPRTLLQVAMIGLILCYFAVSFTSTFEQLLVITAIQTGAYAVAYAESCTQITSAVEITDLGKATGLASTVQWISHFVLPIYASHLVEHYHFTYAFYTSTILSIIGLVYVSIFAKNTNNRLGSLLPSLTVTY, encoded by the exons ATGCTCACACTTTGCCTGATATTCGGGCTATGGCACATGGGCACACAGTGGACTACTACGTTACTATCGTTCCTACAATGGGATACTGTTGAAGTGATGACTATAGTGGATCTAGGATATATTCAAGCCTTTGGCAGTGTGTGCAATGCGATTGGAGCGCTCGCATTCGGTCAG ATGGCTGACTCTGCCGGACCAAAGGCAATGTTCATGTTGTCATGCCTTTTCACTGCTATTTATTATTCTGGCATTTCTATTGCTAAATCCTGGTACGGATTCTTCTTCCTTCAG ATTCTACGTTTTGGATATCAATTAGATGGTACCACTGAGATGTACTTGGCAACGGTCACTACTGAACGGGAGAGGACAGGAGCACTAATGAAGCTCACATTCCCTCAG GCGATGGCCATGTTCTTCGGCCCGATCAtcggctcgaaaatcgctgccTATACCTCGCTTCGGATTTCGCAGTTCATATGTGGTGCTGCGTTGTTGGCTACGTTAATGCCCGTACTTATATTCTTTCTCCCCACCACTCATTCTATTCCACGTCTGGCCACTGCTCGACTACGACCGCAAGACTACTGGCCGATGATCACTAAGAACACAGCACTGAAAGAAGGGCTTATTCTCCGAGCGCTGATAGTTTCATCATACGTTTGTTTCGAGATGATCTCACGAAACTTCCTTCTACGCTCCTACATGAAAGACACAAATGACTCTGCCATAGTTCTATTGGTAATGGCTGTTTCTTTGCTCGGTGTGCAGTTCGTCATATTGCCGATTTTACAAAGGAGGGCAAGTCCCCGGACCCTGCTTCAAGTCGCCATGATAGGCCTAATTCTCTGCTATTTCGCCGTTTCATTCACGTCCACATTTGAACAACTTCTCGTCATTACTGCTATACAGACGGGAGCATATGCTGTGGCGTATGCAGAATCCTGCACTCAGATCACCAG CGCTGTCGAAATCACCGATCTCGGCAAGGCGACGGGACTTGCCTCTACGGTCCAGTGGATCTCCCACTTCGTGCTACCCATATATGCTTCCCATCTAGTGGAACATTATCACTTTACATACGCCTTCTACACATCCACCATTCTTTCTATCATCGGTCTTGTTTATGTTTCTATATTTGCGAAAAACACCAACAACAGGTTAGGATCTCTTCTACCAAGTCTTACTGTAACCTATTGA
- a CDS encoding hypothetical protein (NECATOR_CHRI.G2599.T2), giving the protein MLMQYRMKSRKELIAVFEVWVIGGLDLKTQEAALRSNPDVVVATPGRLIDHLHNSPSFSLNTIEVLVLDEADRMLEEAFKDQMNELIRLCAPNRQTLLFSATMTDQIDELASMSLKKPVKIFINENTETALKLRQEFIRIRPGREVDREAIISALVTRTFQENTIIFVKMKKDCQRMHILLGLLGLKVGQMHSSLSQAQRIDALSKFKRREIDVLVSTDLASRGLDIEGVQTVINMHMPKTIKQYIHRVGRTARAGRVGRSISLVGEDERKLLKEIISTNPDRSLKQRQVAPEVVEAYRQRIDALEDSIHQIDLEEKEERELRLAESAVKKTEEKLETGTTEREGRVWFKKATEGERERKRAERKAMRKEEMKRKQAEKTPEQIRLEHEMAYQAREAKRARRGKNRRLRAVVETPFKKRITPLKKKSLKLSDLPAIEAAPTSKNKKTTVGKKSSFTSALTAVGKKSVKKARHGPEDSAFQKARVAHRLKTKKK; this is encoded by the exons ATGCTAATGCAGTACAGAATGAAGTCCAGAAAGGAATTAATAGCCGTGTTTGAAGTGTGGGTTATAG GTGGTCTGGATCTAAAAACGCAGGAAGCTGCCCTACGGTCGAATCCTGATGTCGTTGTTGCCACTCCTGGAAGACTTATCGATCACTTGCACAATTCGCCGTCCTTTTCGCTAAACACCATTGAG GTCTTAGTTCTGGATGAAGCAGATAGAATGCTTGAGGAAGCGTTCAAGGACCAAATGAACGAGCTGATCCGGTTATGCGCGCCAAACCGACAGACGTTGTTGTTTTCGGCGACGATGACAGACCAA ATTGATGAGTTGGCATCGATGTCCTTAAAGAAGCCAGTAAAGATATTCATAAACGAGAACACGGAAACTGCGTTAAAACTCAG ACAAGAATTCATCCGGATACGTCCAGGGCGTGAGGTCGACCGTGAAGCCATAATTTCTGCGCTCGTTACCCGGACCTTCCAG GAAAATACCATAATATTTGTGAAGATGAAGAAGGATTGTCAACGTATGCACATCCTTCTTGGCCTTCTAGGACTGAAA GTAGGACAGATGCACTCTTCTCTTTCACAAGCTCAACGTATCGACGCTTTGTCTAAATTTAAACGGAGAGAG atcgaCGTCTTAGTTTCGACCGATTTGGCTTCTCGAGGTCTCGATATCGAAGGAGTGCAAACA GTCATAAACATGCACATGccaaaaacaatcaaacaatATATTCACAGAGTTGGGCGAACGGCTCGAGCAGGGCGAGTCGGACG ATCAATATCTCTTGTTGGCGAAGATGAACGGAAACTGCTGAAAGAAATTATCAGCACTAATCCAGATCGTAGTCTCAAACAACGTCAAGTCGCACCAG AGGTTGTGGAAGCATATCGACAACGCATTGATGCACTAGAAGACTCAATCCATCAAATTGaccttgaagaaaaagaggaaagagagTTACGATTAGCCGAGTCAGCCGTGAAGAAAACTGAGGAGAAGCTGGAGACGGGGACTACAGAACGGGAAGGACGTGTTTGGTTCAAGAAAGCGACAGAAGGAG AACGTGAACGAAAACGTGCAGAACGGAAAGCCATGAGGAAGGaggaaatgaaacgaaaacaagCCGAAAAAACG CCGGAACAGATCCGGTTGGAACATGAGATGGCGTATCAAGCGCGAGAGGCAAAGAGGGCTCGACGAGGCAAGAACAGACGGCTGCGCGCCGTAGTCGAGACACCATTCAAG AAGAGAATAACTCCATTGAAAAAGAAGTCATTGAAGTTGTCGGATCTTCCTGCGATTGAA GCCGCTCCCACttcaaagaacaagaagacTACTGTAGGAAAGAAATCGTCCTTCACATCAGCGTTAACAGCTGTAGGAAAGAAATCCGTTAAGAAAGCACGTCATGg ACCTGAAGACTCTGCATTCCAAAAAGCTCGTGTTGCTCATCgtctgaaaacgaaaaagaagtaa
- a CDS encoding hypothetical protein (NECATOR_CHRI.G2599.T1): MKSRKELIAVFEVWVIGGLDLKTQEAALRSNPDVVVATPGRLIDHLHNSPSFSLNTIEVLVLDEADRMLEEAFKDQMNELIRLCAPNRQTLLFSATMTDQIDELASMSLKKPVKIFINENTETALKLRQEFIRIRPGREVDREAIISALVTRTFQENTIIFVKMKKDCQRMHILLGLLGLKVGQMHSSLSQAQRIDALSKFKRREIDVLVSTDLASRGLDIEGVQTVINMHMPKTIKQYIHRVGRTARAGRVGRSISLVGEDERKLLKEIISTNPDRSLKQRQVAPEVVEAYRQRIDALEDSIHQIDLEEKEERELRLAESAVKKTEEKLETGTTEREGRVWFKKATEGERERKRAERKAMRKEEMKRKQAEKTPEQIRLEHEMAYQAREAKRARRGKNRRLRAVVETPFKKRITPLKKKSLKLSDLPAIEAAPTSKNKKTTVGKKSSFTSALTAVGKKSVKKARHGPEDSAFQKARVAHRLKTKKK; the protein is encoded by the exons ATGAAGTCCAGAAAGGAATTAATAGCCGTGTTTGAAGTGTGGGTTATAG GTGGTCTGGATCTAAAAACGCAGGAAGCTGCCCTACGGTCGAATCCTGATGTCGTTGTTGCCACTCCTGGAAGACTTATCGATCACTTGCACAATTCGCCGTCCTTTTCGCTAAACACCATTGAG GTCTTAGTTCTGGATGAAGCAGATAGAATGCTTGAGGAAGCGTTCAAGGACCAAATGAACGAGCTGATCCGGTTATGCGCGCCAAACCGACAGACGTTGTTGTTTTCGGCGACGATGACAGACCAA ATTGATGAGTTGGCATCGATGTCCTTAAAGAAGCCAGTAAAGATATTCATAAACGAGAACACGGAAACTGCGTTAAAACTCAG ACAAGAATTCATCCGGATACGTCCAGGGCGTGAGGTCGACCGTGAAGCCATAATTTCTGCGCTCGTTACCCGGACCTTCCAG GAAAATACCATAATATTTGTGAAGATGAAGAAGGATTGTCAACGTATGCACATCCTTCTTGGCCTTCTAGGACTGAAA GTAGGACAGATGCACTCTTCTCTTTCACAAGCTCAACGTATCGACGCTTTGTCTAAATTTAAACGGAGAGAG atcgaCGTCTTAGTTTCGACCGATTTGGCTTCTCGAGGTCTCGATATCGAAGGAGTGCAAACA GTCATAAACATGCACATGccaaaaacaatcaaacaatATATTCACAGAGTTGGGCGAACGGCTCGAGCAGGGCGAGTCGGACG ATCAATATCTCTTGTTGGCGAAGATGAACGGAAACTGCTGAAAGAAATTATCAGCACTAATCCAGATCGTAGTCTCAAACAACGTCAAGTCGCACCAG AGGTTGTGGAAGCATATCGACAACGCATTGATGCACTAGAAGACTCAATCCATCAAATTGaccttgaagaaaaagaggaaagagagTTACGATTAGCCGAGTCAGCCGTGAAGAAAACTGAGGAGAAGCTGGAGACGGGGACTACAGAACGGGAAGGACGTGTTTGGTTCAAGAAAGCGACAGAAGGAG AACGTGAACGAAAACGTGCAGAACGGAAAGCCATGAGGAAGGaggaaatgaaacgaaaacaagCCGAAAAAACG CCGGAACAGATCCGGTTGGAACATGAGATGGCGTATCAAGCGCGAGAGGCAAAGAGGGCTCGACGAGGCAAGAACAGACGGCTGCGCGCCGTAGTCGAGACACCATTCAAG AAGAGAATAACTCCATTGAAAAAGAAGTCATTGAAGTTGTCGGATCTTCCTGCGATTGAA GCCGCTCCCACttcaaagaacaagaagacTACTGTAGGAAAGAAATCGTCCTTCACATCAGCGTTAACAGCTGTAGGAAAGAAATCCGTTAAGAAAGCACGTCATGg ACCTGAAGACTCTGCATTCCAAAAAGCTCGTGTTGCTCATCgtctgaaaacgaaaaagaagtaa